GAACAAGAAATAGATTATGCTGATATTCCGCATTTTCCGGTCTCTACTGTTGAGTTTCATAAAGGGAAGTTGCTCTTTGGATCTATTGGGTCTAAAAAAGTGATTGCTATGCAAGGCCGTTTTCATTTATACGAAGGATACACTTTACAGCAAGTTACTTTTCCTATTAGAGTTCTGCAAAAATTAGGTATTAAGCATTTGTTGTTGAGCAATGCTGCAGGCGGAATCAATAAAGACTTCAAAAAAGGAGATTTAATTTTACTTGACGATCACATTAATTTGCAAGGAGGCAGTCCCCTTTCTGGCTTGAATAGTTTTGAATACGGTGGTATTTTTCCAGATATGAGTGCGCCTTATGATGAAACGCTAAATAATATCTTACTAACCGAAGCTAGTAAAATGGAATTATCACTAAAAAAAGGGGTGTATGCTTCAGTTTATGGGCCACAATTAGAAACTAGGGCAGAGTATCGTTATCTTGGTAGAATTGGGGCAGATATGGTAGGAATGAGTACTACGCCTGAGGTTATTGTAGCCAATCAATTAAAATTACCATGTGCTGCCGTAAGTGTAATTACAGATGAATGCGACCCTGATCATTTAAAACCAGTTGATATTGCCGAAATTATTGCAATAGCTGGTACATCAGATGAAAAATTGAGTCAGTTGTTCTTTGAAACCATTCATAGTATTGTCTAGTATTATTCGGCATATAATTCTCCGCGATGTGGTTTTAATGCATCACGCACTTGAATCATATGTGCATCAGTAACCACCATAAAGGCTATAGCTTGCATTTCACCCTGAATTTCGAATCCTGTGATTTGCAAAGGTAATTTTTCAATTGCAATGTATTCCTTGAGATGAATTTCATGGTGTTCTGCAGTTTTTGCAGCACTAGGACCACGAAAATCCCAAATTAATTTTATTTTACGAGACATGTATTCTTTTTTTTGAACTTGTTTTGATGTCAAAGTTACGAAGTCTATTTCTAAAATGAATTTATTTTTTAGTTTCTAAATCGTGGATAGTGATACTTCCTTATCCTTTTGACTGTAAAAAAATGTTACTTTTGTACCCTAATATTTTGGATGCTGCTTCTATGTAACATCCAATGTTGATTTTATAAAAATGCCTCAAGAATTTTCACTACAAGTAACTCCAGAAATAGCTGCAAATAATGATTTGCTCAAAAATCATTTGGCAAAGCAAATTAAAGTTGCAGCTGAAGATGTGCAACATGTTTCTATTTTAAAAAGATCTATTGATGCCCGACAAAAAGCAATAAAAATTAATCTCAAAGTAGAAATTTTTACAAAAGGAGAAGTAATTGACGAAAGAAGATTCACCATGCCTGATTTTCCTAATGTAGCAAATGCACAGGAAGTATTGGTAGTAGGAGCTGGACCAGCAGGACTTTTTGCAGCTTTACACTTAGTAGAATTAGGACTAAAGCCTATTGTTGTTGAAAGAGGGAAAGACGTTCGCGGCAGAAGAAGAGATTTAAAAGCGATAAATCGAGACCATATTGTTGATGAAGATTCTAATTATTGTTTTGGCGAAGGTGGCGCAGGAACCTATTCTGATGGGAAATTGTATACCAGATCTAAAAAGAGAGGTGATGTCAATAGAATATTAGAACTGTTTGTTGCTTTCGGGGCTTCTCATGACATACTTGTAGATGCACACCCACACATTGGTACCAATAAATTGCCTCAAATTATTCAGGATATTCGTGAAAAAATTATTGAATGTGGAGGTCAAGTTTTGTTTGAAACAAGAGTTGCTGATATTTTGGTAAAAAACAATGAAGTTCAAGGGATTGTTACGCATAAAGGAGATACTATTCTTGCTAATAAATTAATCTTAGCCACGGGACATTCCGCTCGTGATATTTTTGAACTATTAGATCGAAAAAAGATTTTTATAGAAGCTAAACCTTTTGCTTTAGGTGTTCGCGCAGAACATCCTCAAACTTTAATTGATAGTATTCAGTACAGTTGTGATTATAGAGGAGAACATTTACCTCCAGCACCTTACAGTATTGTCAAGCAAGTTGCAGGCCGTGGTATGTATTCTTTTTGTATGTGTCCAGGAGGTGTAATTGCTCCTTGCGCAACTAGTCCCGGCGAGGTGGTAACAAATGGTTGGTCACCATCTAAAAGGGATCAGGCTACCGCCAATTCTGGAATTGTAATTGAGTTGCAGTTGGCCGATTTCAAACCTTTTGCTAAGTTTGGAGCGCTGGCTGGAATGGAGTTTCAAAAAAGTATAGAACAACGTGCATGGCATCTTGCAGGGGAAAGTCAAAAAGTGCCAGCGCAACGTATGATTGATTTTACACAAAAAAGAGTATCATCAGATATTCCAAAAACATCGTATGTACCTGGAACGACGTCTGTAGAGTTGGGTCAGGTATTTCCAAGTAATTTAACGCACATTTTGCGTGAAGGTTTTTCTGAGTTTGGTAAATCAATGCGAGGTTATTTAACTAATGAGGCTATTCTTCACGCACCAGAGTCACGAACTTCATCACCAGTTCGCATACCAAGAGATCCTATTACTTATGAACATCTACAAATAAAAGGTTTGTACCCATGTGGAGAAGGAGCGGGATATGCGGGAGGAATTATTTCGGCTGCAATTGATGGTGAAAAATGCGCACAGATGATTGCTCAGGTTTTGAAAAGTAAAGTTTGATTATAGTTCTAGATAAACGCATCAAAATTATTTTAGAATGAAACTTACTTAGATTGTTGAACTATTTTTTAGATTTCATTTCCATATAATCTATTGTAAGATGTGCCATAGAAGTCATTCCTAATACAAAGCTTCCTTCATCAATATAAAAATCAGGTGTGTGGTGTGAGGGCATGTCACTTGGCTTTTTACCTTTAGGCATTCCTCCTATAAAGTAAAACAAACCTGGAATTTTTGCTTGGTAAAAAGAGAAATCTTCCGCTCCAGTTACTGCTTCGGTCAGTAGCACGTTGTCTTTTCCAGCGGCAGCTTGCAGTGTAGGCAGCATTTGCTCTGTAAGTGAAGGTTCGTTATAGGTAATTAATGTTTTTTTGTAAATTGCAACTTCAGCCGAGCCACCTGCACTTGTTGCAATATTAGTAGCAATAGTTTTTATTTTGCCATGAATGAAATCTTGCGTTTCTGCATCTAATGTTCTAATGGTTCCAGTCATCGTTAGAGACTCTGGGATAATATTGCTTCTTACTCCGGCATTAATTTGGCCAACACTTACCACAGCGGCATTTTGAGTGAGGTTTACATTTCTACTAACTATAGTTTGTAAGCCCATAACAATTTGCGATGCAGTAACAATA
This portion of the Flavobacterium sp. CECT 9288 genome encodes:
- a CDS encoding purine-nucleoside phosphorylase, translating into MTYLAQISQSADFLISKGILNPEVGVVLGTGLGKFLDYLVVEQEIDYADIPHFPVSTVEFHKGKLLFGSIGSKKVIAMQGRFHLYEGYTLQQVTFPIRVLQKLGIKHLLLSNAAGGINKDFKKGDLILLDDHINLQGGSPLSGLNSFEYGGIFPDMSAPYDETLNNILLTEASKMELSLKKGVYASVYGPQLETRAEYRYLGRIGADMVGMSTTPEVIVANQLKLPCAAVSVITDECDPDHLKPVDIAEIIAIAGTSDEKLSQLFFETIHSIV
- a CDS encoding NAD(P)/FAD-dependent oxidoreductase, with translation MPQEFSLQVTPEIAANNDLLKNHLAKQIKVAAEDVQHVSILKRSIDARQKAIKINLKVEIFTKGEVIDERRFTMPDFPNVANAQEVLVVGAGPAGLFAALHLVELGLKPIVVERGKDVRGRRRDLKAINRDHIVDEDSNYCFGEGGAGTYSDGKLYTRSKKRGDVNRILELFVAFGASHDILVDAHPHIGTNKLPQIIQDIREKIIECGGQVLFETRVADILVKNNEVQGIVTHKGDTILANKLILATGHSARDIFELLDRKKIFIEAKPFALGVRAEHPQTLIDSIQYSCDYRGEHLPPAPYSIVKQVAGRGMYSFCMCPGGVIAPCATSPGEVVTNGWSPSKRDQATANSGIVIELQLADFKPFAKFGALAGMEFQKSIEQRAWHLAGESQKVPAQRMIDFTQKRVSSDIPKTSYVPGTTSVELGQVFPSNLTHILREGFSEFGKSMRGYLTNEAILHAPESRTSSPVRIPRDPITYEHLQIKGLYPCGEGAGYAGGIISAAIDGEKCAQMIAQVLKSKV